From the genome of Impatiens glandulifera chromosome 9, dImpGla2.1, whole genome shotgun sequence, one region includes:
- the LOC124915739 gene encoding protein SMAX1-LIKE 4-like, with the protein MRVGACTLQQTLTTEAASVLKQSLGLARRRGHAQVTPLHVAATLLSSRSSLLRRACLNSTSNYSPPTPPYHHHHQYHPLQCRALELCFNVALNRLPTAPGPLLHGQPSLSNALIAALKRAQAHQRRGSIEQNQHQLHHQQQLPNQQQQQQQQQPLLAIKVELEQLVLSILDDPSVSRVMREAGFSSTAVKNSLEDTSIFHCYGTTTPGGVFSSPCSPTRTDSYPGNFWQTQFVFPLQKKTLIADNNSEDLKLVLEVLLRKKRKNTVIVGDSALLIESLVEQLTERVERGDVPEGLKQTHLIKFQFSSVPLMFMKKEEVEQNLVDLKRKVDSLLESESGVIVYTGDLKWTVVDTSSESVGHDQYYKPVDHLVEEIGRMVYEYSNLGRRVWLVATANYKTYLKCQMRQPSLELQWTLQAVSVPSGGLGLSLHANSLSQNPCEMFEAKPLMRKEEEDKMNSCVECTSCYEREAAAFLKSGQLKSPPSIFSSTSSNDMKNDSTQLPCWLKSLQPDSQHKDVLAELRRKWNRFCDSFHPGRNSQNYITGKCNSNSLTYNPCWPDQKKVHQDSNSISFAHSPPSRLNQTAASFPRFRRQQSCHIEFNFSNSDARTLDFLKDTTKDANITLALGNHCSLETEMIKKLQENVPWQKETVSSIVKVLNKTNLANMDAWFLIEGNDSVGKRRLAMAISESVLGSPELLLEMNMRDRDKRNNWYETLNGALRNQPKIVALVENVEFADAHFQKFLADCYETGEFGELNRGQVIFILTKEDQSSSKDDYEKNRDSVIQMRFEFNDKGPNLGTPNSNSKRKFEWENDQNEAKSPRMIIKKGLNSNILDLNMRAKEEEDDESEEFSSPNSSNLTQEATNDPQGFSVPVKNRFVFDRNPSEELLALEMYISMMRGSFEEVQRDQGRSCLFSVEERLVEEIVFGSGTFTNSLFEKWLIEVFKTSLEKIKIGGKEGIGVRLCLDGGKGGGDCGGGGRNNGFLGSNLPKKIQYPRLTKDNYDSWSIRVKTLLNSQDSSVLEEQKEGSTRPFYNPPVSDDVAFEKVANASTSKEAWEILENSHKGVVKVEEEKEDANEDKEVTDTRKDTKRHALSATIVTNWVIMLVFTAETMHLSFEEASKEKKWRQAMEEEIRAIERKNI; encoded by the exons ATGCGCGTAGGAGCTTGCACGTTGCAGCAGACACTCACAACAGAGGCTGCTTCAGTATTGAAGCAGTCTCTGGGCCTCGCAAGGAGAAGGGGACACGCTCAAGTCACCCCTCTCCATGTGGCCGCCACTCTTCTCtcttcgagatcaagtctcttGAGAAGAGCTTGCCTCAACTCAACTTCTAATTACTCTCCCCCAACTCCTccttatcatcatcatcatcaataccATCCTCTTCAATGTCGAGCTCTCGAGCTTTGCTTCAACGTAGCCCTAAACCGACTTCCAACCGCACCGGGCCCTCTCCTCCACGGTCAACCGTCTCTCTCAAACGCTCTCATAGCCGCCCTCAAACGGGCACAGGCGCATCAGAGACGCGGCTCCATCGAACAAAACCAACATCAACTTCATCATCAGCAACAACTACCAAACCAGCAACAGCAACAGCAACAGCAACAACCGCTTTTAGCGATTAAGGTTGAACTCGAACAACTTGTTTTATCAATCTTGGATGACCCGAGTGTCAGTCGGGTTATGCGAGAGGCTGGTTTCTCGAGTACGGCAGTTAAGAACAGTTTGGAAGATACTTCTATCTTCCACTGCTATGGCACTACAACTCCGGGTGGAGTCTTTTCTTCCCCGTGCTCACCAACTCGAACCGATTCTTATCCGGGGAACTTTTGGCAGACCCAATTCGTGTTTCCACTTCAAAAGAAAACCCTTATCGCGGATAATAACTCCGAAGATTTGAAGTTGGTTTTGGAGGTTCTCTTGAgaaagaagaggaagaacacGGTCATCGTTGGAGACTCGGCACTGTTGATCGAAAGTCTTGTCGAACAACTAACTGAAAGAGTTGAGAGAGGAGATGTGCCTGAAGGGCTGAAACAAACACACTTGATCAAATTCCAATTCTCATCAGTTCCATTGATGTTCATGAAAAAGGAGGAAGTGGAACAAAACTTGGTAGACTTGAAAAGGAAGGTGGATTCTCTCCTTGAGTCAGAATCTGGTGTGATTGTCTACACTGGGGATCTGAAGTGGACAGTTGTAGACACGTCGTCAGAATCAGTTGGTCATGATCAATATTACAAACCAGTTGATCATTTGGTTGAAGAAATTGGGAGGATGGTTTATGAATATAGCAACTTAGGAAGAAGGGTTTGGTTAGTGGCTACAGCAAATTACAAGACGTACTTGAAGTGCCAGATGAGACAGCCTTCTCTTGAGCTTCAATGGACTCTTCAAGCTGTATCTGTTCCTTCTGGTGGTCTTGGATTATCTCTTCATGCTAACAG TTTGTCACAAAACCCATGTGAGATGTTTGAAGCCAAGCCATTGATGAGAAAAGAGGAAGAAGACAAGATGAATTCCTGTGTGGAATGCACATCTTGTTATGAAAGAGAAGCTGCTGCATTTCTCAAATCTGGACAGCTGAAGTCTCCCCCCTCCATCTTCTCCAGCACCAGCTCAAACGACATGAAAAATGATTCTACTCAATTGCCATGCTGGCTAAAATCGCTCCAACCCGATTCACAACATAAG GATGTACTGGCGGAATTGAGGCGGAAATGGAATAGATTTTGTGACAGTTTCCATCCAGGAAGGAATTCCCAGAATTATATAACAGGGAAATGCAATTCCAACTCATTGACATATAACCCATGTTGGCCTGATCAGAAAAAAGTTCACCAGGATTCGAATTCTATAAGTTTCGCTCATTCACCACCATCGAGGCTAAATCAAACCGCGGCTTCATTTCCCCGGTTCAGACGCCAGCAGTCGTGTCACATTGAGTTTAATTTCAGCAATTCGGATGCACGCACATTGGATTTTCTCAAGGATACTACTAAGGATGCTAATATCACACTTGCCCTTGGGAATCACTGCTCCTTAGAGACAGAGATGATCAAGAAACTGCAAGAAAACGTGCCATGGCAAAAGGAAACTGTTTCTTCTATAGTTAAAGTCCTGAACAAAACCAATTTGGCGAATATGGATGCTTGGTTCTTGATTGAGGGAAACGATTCGGTTGGAAAGAGGAGACTGGCAATGGCGATTTCAGAATCGGTTTTGGGATCACCTGAGTTGCTTCTGGAAATGAACATGAGAGACAGAGATAAGAGGAACAATTGGTATGAAACACTTAATGGGGCGTTGAGGAATCAACCAAAGATAGTGGCTTTAGTCGAAAATGTGGAATTTGCAGATGCTCATTTCCAGAAGTTTCTTGCTGATTGCTACGAAACAGGGGAATTTGGTGAACTGAATAGGGGTCAAGTAATTTTCATCCTTACAAAAGAAGATCAATCAAGCTCTAAAGACGATTACGAGAAAAACAGGGATTCTGTAATTCAGATGCGTTTTGAATTCAACGACAAGGGTCCCAACTTGGGGACACCAAACTCGAATAGCAAGAGGAAATTTGAATGGGAGAATGATCAGAACGAGGCCAAAAGTCCTAGAATGATCATCAAGAAGGGACTCAACTCCAATATACTTGATCTTAACATGAGAGCgaaagaggaagaagatgatgaaagtgAGGAATTCAGCAGCCCGAATTCGAGTAACTTGACCCAAGAGGCAACAAATGATCCTCAAGGGTTCTCTGTCCCTGTCAAGAATAGGTTTGTGTTTGACCGTAATCCTTCTGAAGAATTACTTGCTTTGGAGATGTACATTTCAATGATGAGAGGATCATTTGAGGAGGTCCAAAGGGACCAAGGGCGGAGTTGTCTTTTCAGTGTAGAAGAGAGGCTAGTAGAGGAAATTGTGTTTGGTTCAGGGACATTTACCAACAGTCTGTTTGAAAAATGGCTGATAGAGGTATTTAAAACAAGTTtggaaaaaatcaaaattgggGGGAAAGAGGGGATAGGTGTTAGGCTCTGTTTGGATGGGGGTAAAGGAGGGGGGGATTGTGGGGGTGGGGGTCGGAATAATGGGTTTTTGGGTTCAAATCTGCCCAAGAAAATACAA TATCCGCGTCTTACGAAAGACAACTATGATAGTTGGTCTATCCGAGTAAAGACGTTACTCAATTCTCAAG ATTCAAGCGTTCTAGAAGAACAAAAAGAAGGATCAACACGCCCTTTCTATAATCCACCAGTGTCTGATGATGTTGCTTTTGAGAAAGTAGCAAATGCCTCGACGTCCAAGGAGGCATgggaaattctagaaaattcCCACAAAGGAGTTGTCAAG gtagaggaagagaaagaggacgCGAACGAGGACAAAGAAGTGACGGATACAAGAAAGGATACGAAAAGGCACGCGTTGAGTGCTACAATTGTCACAAATTGGGTCATTATGCTCGTGTTTACTG CCGAAACAATGCATTTGAGTTTTGAAGAGGCTAGTAAAGAGAAGAAATGGAGACAAGCTATGGAAGAGGAAATTCGAGCCATTGAAAGAAAGAATATATAG